Genomic DNA from Acipenser ruthenus chromosome 41, fAciRut3.2 maternal haplotype, whole genome shotgun sequence:
TGCGGCGTCCTCCACTCCTCCCTctcgctccccctctccctctccctcctcttcaAACTGGGCCACTGTGAAGTGCTGGCACTTCTCTCCAGACCTGCCAACACAAACGGGTTGAAAATCTCATTTGAATTCCTTCTTCATGTGCTGCTCATGtgtgtgcgcacacacacacacacactgacacacacacacacacacacactgacacacacacacacacacactttcaaacCTTGGTAAGCACTACTTTAAAAagcacaccccaatgcattctgggtaCCTTTCACAGtgggactacacttaccagaatgcattggggtatgTGAATTAAAACCcaaccctcccctcccctcccctcccctcctctcccctcccctctcctcctctccccactCCTCACCGGGCACTGATCTCTCCAGGGTCAATCCACAGTGTGAGCTCCCTGGGCAGCCCCAATTCACAGGGATGCAGCCCAGTCTCTCTGCAGGCCTGCAGCAGGCTCTCGTCACAGGGCTGAGTGCGGTTAACACGGATgcacctgagagaggagacacacacacagggtctaGGACAGGGACTgatacacctgagagaggagacacacacacaggggctagGACAGGGACTgatacacctgagagaggagacacacacacacaggggctagGACAGGGACTgatacacctgagagaggagacacacacacaggggctagGACAGGGACTgatacacctgagagaggagacacacagggGCTAGGACAGGGACTgatacacctgagagaggagacgCACACACAGGGGCTAGGACAGGGACTgatacacctgagagaggagacacacacacagggtctaGGACAGGGACTgatacacctgagagaggagacacacacacacaggggctagGACAGGGGCTgatacacctgagagaggagacacacacacacacaggggctagGACAGGGACTGagacacctgagagaggagacacacacacacaggggctagGACAGGGACTGagacacctgagagaggagacacacacacaggggctagGACAGGGACTGATAcatctgagagaggagacacacacacaggggctagGACAGGGACTgatacacctgagagaggagacacacacatacacagggtcTAGGACAGATGCACACGCCGACAGCGTTATGCATACCATAACAGGTATATACACTATCGTAAAATGATGAAATCACGTATCCATAAATTTAAAACGTGTACGTTGTGATTGGTTACCTGTAGGCCTGGCCCTTGCTGGGATTGGCTGGGTACCAGTGGTGGGCGTATCTCTCGTGGAGGATGGCTCTCAGCTTGTCTGCAAAGCGCTCGGCTTTGCTGTCATCCACCGTGCCTCTCTGCTTGATCAGACGAAGCAGAAACTCGAGCGCCGCGTTCACCTCCCGTTTCATCCTGCAGCCTGCGTCACTCCCTTACTACaagcagggagagaggagggggagagagagaaggagagaggaggaggagaaatacactctcagcttgattagagacaggaacacacagaaatacactcTCAGCTCGATtagagagagacaggaacacacagaaatacactcTCAGCTCGATtagagagagacaggaacacacagaAATCCACTCTCAGCTCGATtagagagagacaggaacacacagaaatacactcTCAGCTCGATtagagagagacaggaacacacagaaatacactcTCAGCTCGATtagagagagacaggaacacacagaaatacactcTCAGCTCGAttagagacaggaacacacagaAATCCACTCTCAGCTCGATTAGAGAGAGACagcaacacacagaaacacactctCAGCTCGATtagagagacaggaacacacagaAATCCACTCTCAGCTCGATTAGAGAGAGACAgcaacacacagaaatacactcTCAGCTCGATtagagagagacaggaacacacagaaatacacatttGAAAGGGGGGCGCATGTCAAACACGATATCCTGCAGCAGCGGAAGAAGGTCGTTGCTGTGACGGTCTGTCATTAATTGTTACTCATTAAAACTCGATAAAGCACGACAGGTGTGTCACGTGACTGTAAAGGGACGTACAGAGCTTTACGGTAAGAGATCCTCTATTGTTACTCAGTGCTAGCGAGGGGGGGGTTCCGGTGTGCGTTGGCACTGACAGCCTGTAACACACAGATGATCCCTTACACTTCATAAAGATGACGCGACATGCATTAAAAACCTGTACATCCCAGCCAGAGTCACAGTGCGATAATCTCACGCCAATCTAATGAAAGCAGCCGGACTCTGAGGATCCAGACTCCCGTGTCAGCGCCACCTCCACTCTCGAACCCACATCGCGCATCCGACACGGATCACACCGGGTACCGCGCACCGGCGTTCGGCTCTGAACTTCCGCTCCCTTACCTTAGCACCTTGCGAATCCTTTAAAAAACGAGTCCTTTAAAAAAAGTCTACAGGGATTTAAGAAAAATATATGACAGCATTCTTCTCGAGCTCTTACGTGGAGTGATGACGATTCTTACACGGATCCCAGATAAATGACGCAATAATGACAATGTTATAGAAACCGCATAGGGCTGGTTCTGCTCCGAGTCCTTTACACAAATTATAAGATCGATTTGCCGACTCCAGAAAAAAAGTGTACGTCACGTACAGGACGTGTAAGTGTGTGTTTAagaaagtttgttttaaaaaaaaatacacaaaaagtttaaaaaatcttattttcaggacgtttcgggcaaaagcccttcagctgtttaaaaagaacacacacacacacacacacacacacacacacacaaacacacacacacacacacacacacacagacacacacacacacacacacacacacacacacacacacacacacacacacacacacacacacacacacacacatataatatcACTATGTAGAAAGAAACCACCAACTAAGCCGTATTATTAAGACaggtaataaacacacacacacactgtcctttaaaacacacacaattaaacaGGACAAATAACAAGAAAACATACCAATGATAACTTTCTAACAAACTAATGAACACGTGGGAGGGGGCGGGGGTGATACTAACACGGCGCCGCATGAGGAAATAAAAcgataactatatatatatatatatatatatatatatatatatatatatatatatatatatttaaaaaaaaaaaacatatttaataaatatccTGTGTAGAAGAGCAGTCGGAAACGCTTACGGTTCTCGTTGAACTTGCTCTCTGAAACGCTTCAGTGATGTGTGGGAGCTGCTTCTTCCGCCGGACTGTCCCGTGTTCGTGAATGCAGAACTATAAACACGAGTGTAGTAAACTCGCAGCGCGCGTTCACAGCAGCCAGGCAATCCCAGTGACTCAGGAGTCAGGACTCAGCCCCGCTCACACAGTCCTCACACGGGACGGGACGGGCTGCTTTAGCGTGACGCGCATCGCTGCCCATATAAGGGAATCTTCCTTCCTCCTGGTAGCTGTGTGGTGAGgtcaaaccacacacacacacacacacacacacacacgcacacgcacacgcacacacacacacacacacacgcacacgcacacgtcCAGCGGGTTTGATGTAATCGCAACGCAACCGGATGCGCTTTTGCAACGACCTCTTTGTTGCAGTGCAGTTCAGTTTGCCGTCGAGACCCCGTGTGTGCAAAACAGACTGGTGCGGCACACCACAGCACCCGGAGTCCGCGCGGTGTGTCCACGCTCCACGCAAACTAATACTCTATTTGAAGAGGCAAACGTCTCATTGGAAAGGATAGGAGCAATAAACCGCCCAGTGTTTATATGAACCATAAAACACCCGGAGTTATTTCTGCTGCTACAGTATCACTGAAATACTCTCCgggcaatgttattattattattattattattattattattattattattattattattattattattattattattattattatcattagccTTGTTTGCTCAGGTGCTTTCACCCGAGCTCAGAAGCTGCTCTTTACAgatacatgggcagcagtgtggagtagtggttagggctctggactcttgaccggagggttgtgggttcaatccccagtgggagacactgctgttgtacccttgagcaaggtactttacctagattgctccagtaaaaacccaactgtataaacgggtaattgtatgtaaaataatgtgatatctgtataatgtaaaataatgtataatgtgatgtcttgtaacaattgtaagtcgccctggataagggcgtctgctaagaaataaataataataatgataataatacatgtgTAACACGCCAGAGCCGCCAAAGTGGCTTTAGATATGAGCGCCAATTCAACTGATTGCACTATAAAACCGAGCACTAGAGtcattaatacacacacactttgGACTGAGCTACCTCACAGTAAATATTATATGACAAGCAACTAAAACTGAAGGAGCAGCCCATGATCCAGAACTGCAGAACAGCCCGTGATCCAGAACTGCAGAACAGCCCGTGAATAAGCGTGAATGCATGAGGATTATTCATCGTGAGATAATAGGCCAGTAAGAAAAACGggatcatatattttttttaaatacagcggGGATTAGACCATGTGATGTTGATCACGTGACGAGGAATATGAATGTTACCGAAGCAGCAGACGTGCTTCCGGAATTCATTCGAGGAAATCGTGTTTCCGTGCTTTTTATCAGTGATGTCTTTTTTATGTCAGCCgtgtaatacaaaaacaaagagaTGGTTCCGGGTgaacaaagtttttaaaaaacgagaatTAGATGAGAGGCGCTGCCACCTAGTGGCAAAttctggaattattattattattattattattattattattgttattattattattattattattattattattattgttattattattattattattattgttattattgttattattattattattattattgttgttattattattattattattattattattattattattattattattattattgatttcttagcagacgcccttatccagggcgacttacaattgttacaaaatatcacattatttttacatacaattatattattttttacatattattattatttttttttttttacatacaattacccatttatacagtttggttttactggagcaatctaggtaaagtaccttgctcaagggtttataggcaatgtataataataataataattattattattattattattattattattattattattattattattattattattattatatcaatcAATGATAGATTTTTTTCTAAAGCGCCCCATATacataataaaatgtttaaaggcgcttcacaaaatctacttaaaaacaagaacatatcTAAGTATAGGCTTGGTCAAACAGAAAAGAAGTCTGACTCGCGTTGGTGTTGTAAGCCTCACTGTAACGCTCGCGTTATGATTTCACTCTCTAGCCGGCTCGATGCTAATGACGCAGCTCGGATTCTCTTCTCATGTTATATATGTGTAAGGGACAGGTAGCGAGCAGATGGTAAAATCTCATTGTACAGACCCCTTGTGTTTTTACTACAGGGTTTCACGTTTTTACCGCAGGGGtgtctgccccccctcccccctcccccctcccctcacgCCCTTGTGTCTGCCGCTCCTTTAACAGGTATTGATCCGATAAGCTCGGCCGGGAGCTGATCAATAGCTGCGATCGCTGGCAgtgtgaggagggaggggggcgGGCAGGGTCACTGTGTCGGGCTGGAGCGTTTAATAGGATTGCTGTCGAGTGAAGCTCAGTAGCGTGGTTATAATGCAGAAGGGTTTTAATGAAGGAGCAGaacgagccccccccccccccccccctcccaccacacacacagattaaTTTACAGTCTTTGTTGTTGATATTTTTTTAAGGTCTGTAAATGATTAAAAAGTTAGAaacgtttttaaaaacacaacaaaaaaaggtttgaaatCCTTAAGGCAGGCTGAACCTTATgatcccctctccctctctccctccctatatccctctctccctctctcactccctctccctctctcactccctctctctccctctccctctctcactcctctctctctctttcccttcaAGGTAAGCggtttatgtctgtgtgtgtgtgtcagtgtgtgtgcgtgtgcctcagtgtgtgtgtctcagtgcatgtgtgcgtcagtgtgtgtgcgtctcagtgtgtgtgtctcagtgcatgtgtgtgcatgtgtgtgtcagtgtgtgtgtctcagtgcatgtgtgcgtcagtgtgcgtCTGTGTTTTGCAGGAAGCGTGTggtgagggttagggtttgtGTGGCGAGGGAATTCTTTTAAGAGTTCAAATGCAAGATCATGTGCTTTACAGAccagagaagggagagagagagagagagagagagagagagagagagagaaagaaagagagggagagggagagaggcagggggagagggagggagggaagaactgaatggagagagagagagaaagagtgggagagggagaggcaagAGCTGAAAGGAAATAGTCTGGTTACAgaaacagagggagggagagagagagggagagcgcaCAGGAAAAAAATATCTCTGCCTCCTCCCCCACCACTTACACTCagccctccctctccccctccctccccgctCCCTCCCTCACGGagagcagagacagacagaggcagtgctgtgaCAGAGAGGACTGTGCTGCCGGCTGCCCTGCTTCTCTCCACCGTGATTCAATCCCACGggcccgcctgcctgcctgcctgcctgcctctcctccCTGTCCCTGGAGCACACAGGGCTGGCAGCACAGGGGCTGCAGGGAGCTGCGACTCACATCTCTGCTGTTCTCTCTGTGCTCCATgtcagagttttctttttttttggtcctgtATGGGAGGGAGCACCAGTCCGGACtgcgagaggagaggagaggagaggggagaggggggctggGCCCCTGGGAAGACAGGAGTGCAATCGTGGGATCGAGGGTGTGGGGTGAGTCTGAAACACGACCCATTCTTGAAAAACTCCCGGATATGTATTTACACATGACAAGCTCCGAATACAGGGGGCTGATATGAAAGAGGGGTGTTCTGAAACGTGCAGGGGTACAGTGAAGGTACAGCGATGTCTCCTGATGTCAGGCTGGATCTACAATAGGATATTTCACTGTGCAGCCTGTAACCATCTACCAGAAATACATACGGAGAGAGCGGGTGATACATGTGTGTAGAAATATCtctatagagagagggagggttcGATTTGAAGAGATAGATAGATTTATATACTGTGTACATCCACATATATTGATAATCTAGgtcaatgtgtatatatatatatatatatatatatatatatatatatatatatatatatatatatatggggccttgtatctatctatctctctctctctctctctctctctctctctgtgtctctatctcagtatttttttaatatgatctCATCATTAAAtgaagacagacagagacagacagacagacggacagacagacagacagacagacagacagacagacagacagacggactcTGGCTCTGAGCCGCACATTCAGAACCACAGACCCTACCCTGAAGCAGGAGCCTGGAATCAGACAGCGTGTGCGCTGAGACGCACAAACGCACAAATGCACAgacccacagacacacagacgctgAGACGCTGAGACGCACAAACGCAGAgacccacagacacacagacgcacaaACGCACAGATGATGAGACGCTGAGACGCTGAGACGCACAAACGCACAAATGCACAGACCCACAGACACACCGACGCTGAGACGCTGAGACGCTGAGACGCACAAACGCACAgacccacagacacacagacgctgAGACGCACAGACGCTGAGACGCACAGACCCACAGACGCTGAGACGCACAGACGCTGAGACGCACAGACGCTGAGACGCACAGACCCACAGACGCTGAGACGCACAAACGCACAgacccacagacacacagacgctgagacgcacagacacacagatgctGAGACGCACAGACGCTGAGACGCacagatgcacagacacacagacgctgAGACGCTGAGACGCACAGACGCTGAGACGCACAGACGCACAGACGCACAGACCCACAGACGCTGAGACGCACAgacccacagacacacagacgcacagacgcTGAGACGCACAGACGCACAGACGCATAGACGCTTTTCGGGAGCTTCTTAATAAGCTTATTTTACTTGTAATGTATATATTTGAATCTTTTCAACTTCTGTCATTTGAGTTAgagtctcagtgtctgtgttaatgtgtctgtgtgtgtgtgtctgcctgtctctctgtctttgtctgtgtgtgtctgtctgtctgcctgcctgcctgtctgtctctctgtctgcctgtctctctgtctgcctgtgtgcctgcctgcctgtggaTCTAAGTTACAATCAGTATAAGTTATGAAAGCAACAAATATCTTGTGCTGATGTATGAGCATCAATCCTGTATTCATTTAGGACCCCAGTATAACCCTTCCCCTCTTCCAACATGAGCACCGTGATCTCTGACCCCCTTGAAAAGAGTGCTAAGCAAGATTCTGAAAACACACAACTCAATGAGAAGTGTAATGTGTTAAGTGACCAGCAGAGGGCTTTGACTAATGTGGTGTTCAGTGCAGTGTGCTGTCTGTGCTCAGCCCTGGTGTTCAACGCGGTGTGCTGTCTGTGCTCAGCCCTGGTGTTCAGCGCGGTGTGCTGTCTGTGCTCAGCCCTGGTGTTCAGCGCGGTGTGCTGTCTGTGCTCAGCCCTGGTGTTCAGTGCGGTGTGCTGTCTGTGCTCAGCCCTGGTGTTCAGCGCGGTGTGCTGTCTGTGCTCAGCCCTGGTGTTCAGCGCGGTGTGCTGTCTGTGCTCAGCCCTGGTGTTCAGCGCGGTGTGCTGTCTGTGCTCAGCCCTGGTGTTCAGCGCGGTGTGCTGTCTGTGCTCAGCCCTGGTGTTCAGCGCGGTGTGCTGTCTGTGCTCAGCCCTGGTGTTCAGCGCGGTGTGCTGTCTGTGCTCAGCCCTGGTGTTCAGCGCGGTGTGCTGTCTGTGCTCAGCCCTGGTGTTCAGCGCGGTGTGCTGTCTGTGCTCAGCCCTGGTGTTCAGTGTGGTGTGCTGTCTGTGCTCAGCCCTGGTGTTCAGCGCGGTGTGCTGTCTGTGCTCAGCCCTGGTGTTCAGTGCGGTGTGCTGTCTGTGCTCAGCCCTGGTGTTCAGCGCGGTGTGCTGTCTGTGCTCAGCCCTGGTGTTCAGCGCGGTGTGCTGTCTGTGCTCAGCCCTGGTGTTCAGCGCGGTGTGCTGTCTGTGCTCAGCCCTGGTGTTCAGTGCGGTGTGCTGTCTGTGCTCAGCCCTGGTGTTCAGTGCAGTGTGAAGGGTTAACAGTGGAATGTGACTCCGCTCTGCTCACATTCCTGAGCGCAGTGTTAGTAGGTCACAGCAGAGTAGAGCGAGAGAGCACAGCTATTCTGGTGCTTAttatagctctctctctctctctctctctctctctctctctctctctctccctctctctctctctctctctctctctctctctctctctctctctccctctccttatTTCTCTCATTCTCTTCCTGTGGAGCTATCTGTGCCTCtttactttctctctccctccctttctccccctctctctcattctctc
This window encodes:
- the si:dkey-79d12.5 gene encoding protein BTG3; this translates as MKREVNAALEFLLRLIKQRGTVDDSKAERFADKLRAILHERYAHHWYPANPSKGQAYRCIRVNRTQPCDESLLQACRETGLHPCELGLPRELTLWIDPGEISARSGEKCQHFTVAQFEEEGEGEGEREGGVEDAAQNPSPDQKPDCTEQQTSDYHSATSSDCSSDNEAGEREQEEEGGPAETPTAPPRAPPPRSSKHKEYFYHPAPVWPRYKRKAPLWLSTMFQPGGPLLGYYILPQTLSYTPTAQFIIPQAVLQPSGAAKG
- the LOC131709013 gene encoding keratin-associated protein 10-8-like; translation: MSTVISDPLEKSAKQDSENTQLNEKCNVLSDQQRALTNVVFSAVCCLCSALVFNAVCCLCSALVFSAVCCLCSALVFSAVCCLCSALVFSAVCCLCSALVFSAVCCLCSALVFSAVCCLCSALVFSAVCCLCSALVFSAVCCLCSALVFSAVCCLCSALVFSAVCCLCSALVFSAVCCLCSALVFSAVCCLCSALVFSVVCCLCSALVFSAVCCLCSALVFSAVCCLCSALVFSAVCCLCSALVFSAVCCLCSALVFSAVCCLCSALVFSAVCCLCSALVFSAV